GGGTTTCGAGAAAGGGACACGGGGCCGCGACGGGGGCGTGGGCACTGCCCCAATGACAGGCATGGGCTCGCGCCGGGGAGGAGCAACCGGAGCCTCTGACTCCTCCAGCTCCAATCCCTCGAGCAGGTGCGGCGCACCACGGCGTACGCGCTCCACCCAGTCCGCGGGCGGGCCTCGCCGCGTGGACCGCACCAGTTGCCTCCAGTGCTCCGGTGGGCCTCCGTCCGGCCGCGGGACATCCCCCGCCCCACCGGAGAGGGAGTCTTCCACGGGCAACTCCACGGAGGGCTCGTTCAGGACGGACTCCGCCCAGCCCTTCACCCACCGCGCCACCGCGCGCACCAGGGCCCTGCCCCGGCTCTTGTCCGCCCCTTCAGCCGCCACGGTTGATGGACTCGAAGACGAGCGTGACGGACTCGATGGCCACCATCTGCCCCAGCGCATCCAGCGCCGCGCCCTTCCACCCTGAGGGCCACGCATCCACCAGGTTCCAGCGGAACACCTCCGTCAGTCCGTCCGGCCCCGTCATCAGGATGGAGATGTTCTTGCGGCTCGGCGTGCCGTTCACCGACTCCATGAACCAGTTCCACAGCTCGCGCGAGGTCGTCAGCCCGTAGCGCAGCGTGACGTCCCCATACGCCACCGGCCCGGCGAGCCGGCGCACCACCGCGCCCGCTCCGCCCTCGCGGTAGCGCAGTGCGTTCACCTGCACCTCCAACCCATGGCACTCGGTGAAGTGCCCCTCGTTCACCCCGTTGATGTCCAGCTTGAAGTTGTACGCGCGCAACGGGTCCACCAGGGTCCCCGGCTGCGCCCCCGGCTCCTGCGGGGGTGGAGTCTCCGCCTGCTTCGGATCAGCCACGGGCCGCCTCCTCCGTCTGCTCCACACCGCCCGAGTGCTGGCCGATGCGGAAGATGATGAACTCCGCCGGCTTCACCGGCGCGATCCCGATGACGCAGATCAACTGCCCCGCGTCCACCACCTCGGGCGGGTTCGTCTCGTCATCGCACTTCACGAAGAAGGCCTCCTGCTCCGTCCGGCCCACCAGCGCCCCGTCCCGCCACAGCCGCCGCAGGAACGCACTCACGTCCCGGATGACGGCGCGCCGGAGCGACAGATCATTCGGCTCGAACACCACCCAGCGCGTCCCCTGGCCGATCGTCTCCTCCACCATGCAGAAGAGCCGCCGCACGTTGAGGTAGCGCCACTCGGGGTCACTCGACAGCGTCCGCGCGCCCCACACCTTGATGCCGTCCCGGGGGAAGAAGCGGATGCAGTTGACGCCGCACTGGTTGAGCACGCCCAGCTCCTCGCGCGTCAACGGTGTCGCCAGGCCCTCGGCCGCGTTCACCACCTCGTTGGCCGGGGGTTTGTGCACCCCGCGTGTCCCATCCACCCGCGCGTAGATGCCCGCGATGTGGCCGGACGGCGGCGCGTTCACCAGCCGCTTGCGGTCGAACGGATCGTACATGGAGACCCACGGGAAGTAGTACGCGCCGTACTTCGAGTCCCGCGCCCGCTCGCCCTTGGAGCGGCGTGGCCCCGGCGGCCCGCCCTCTCCTTCCTTGCCCGCCACGGGCGCCGAGACCGTGCCCACCTCGCACAGCCGCTCCACGGTGGCGTCCTCGGGCGCGTCCAGCACGGCCACCCGGTCCATCATCTGCTCGGCGTGGGTGAGCAGCGCGTTGTAGGAGCCTGGATCCGTGTAGCCGGGCGCCGCGACGATGGCCACCTCGTCCACCTCGCGCAGCACGTCCAGGCCCTCGCGCTTGGGTCCGCTGCCCAACAGGCTGGGACTGTCGCCGATGTTGACGACGAAGCAGCGCCGCCCGCCGTTCTCGAAGAAGCCGTACACGGCCAGCGACAGCGGCGTGCTCTTCACCTCCTTGCCCTGGCAGAACTCCTTCACGAACTGGGACCAGTTGTTGATGGCCACCGGCTCGTGCAGGCGCGCGCCGGGATGGGGGGCCCTGCCCACGAAGCCCGCCGTGCTCGTCCCCGCGGCCTCCAGGGGCTTGGGCCCGGTGGACACCTCTTCGATGTAGATACCGGGTGTCAGATAGCTCGTCGCCACGTCATCCCTCCTTCAACGGCAGGCGCACCAGCAGCGCTCCCTCCTCGGTGGGGAGCTCCTCGGTACGCACCGCGAGCACTGCTCCCTTCGCACGCACCTCCAGCCGTCCGAGCGGCGTGTCGGCGGGCACCGAGGCGATGCGGAAGCGGCCCTTCGCGTCGGTGCGCGCGTTGAGGCCCATGGACGGCAGCTCCACCTGGGCATCCGGAATGGGGATGTCCCCCGGCCCCACCACGCGGCCCAGCAGCACCGTCCCCGGCACGGTCCGGGTGATGAGCGGCACCCTCACGCGCGGAATGGCGGGCAGCGGACGCTCGCGCTCGAGCGGCACGCGCAGGCGGAAGGCGGGCCGCGGAGGCACTCCCAGCGCCGCCCACAGCGGCACCGGCACGGGCGAGAGGTCCACCTCGAAGCCCGGCTCCTCCATGGCCGCGAAGACGAGCTCACCCAGCAGGTGGTGGGCCCGCTCCGGAGAATCCCCGCCCGCGGTGACGAGGTAGCAGAGCGACACCCGGAGCGGAGGCCGGCGCGACGTGCGGGGCGGCGGCGCCGGAGCGAGCTCCAACAGATAGAGCCCCACGAGCCGATCCACCGACTCGCGGTCCGGCACGGACAGGGAGACGGGCGCATCGCCGAGCACCCGTCCCACCCAGCTCTTCAAGCGCTGATCGACTTCGTCGATCATAGGCCCCTTCGCCGAGGTTCCGGGTATTTCGAGAGTTGGCTCTCGCACCCTTTCTCGGAGTGCCGCGAGACTGGCCATGTGCCAGGGTCCAAGGAACTGGTCCCCAGGGAGGTGAGCCAGTCCGTGCGCGGACACTCAGCGCTTGGGCCAGTCCGTCAGCAGCCGCACGGCCTCCGCCTGCTGGCTCCAGTCCACCTTGCCGCGCAGGGAACACAGGCCCGAGGGCTCCTGGGTCTGGAGGTGGATCTCCTTCCACACGGGGACGCTCGCATCGTAGCGGGTCTCCCACGCGCTCCAGCGCACGCCTCCCGCGGCGGCCACGGCGCGCGCCACGCACGCATCGAACTCGGACTCCGAGGGCAGATACCGGAGCTGCTCGAGGAGGTGCGGTATCTCGCGGGCCCTCACGTTCGGAGAGGAGCGCGCGCCGGTGATGGCCCGCAGCACCTGCGTGCCCCGGTTCCTCGGCAGGAAGGCGACGTAACCGGGACGGAGTACCACGTAGCCCTTCATGGACGCGCCGTCCGGGAGGGCCATCCCCTCGAGGGTCGCCGCGTAGCAGACCACATCCGCCAGACGCTCGGTGCGCGCGGAGTCCAGCAGCGGCTGACGGCGCAGCTCCATCAGGACCGCGAGGACATGACCCTGCGCCACGTCCTGGATGAAGAGCTTGCGCTCCCCCAGCACACGCACGCCGAGCCAGGAGGCCTGGACCCCCTCCTCGGTGATGGAGCGCAGCAAGAGCTGCACCGTCTCACCCGTGTAGGGCTTCCACACGAGCCGCTTGCTGGTGAGCCAGTACCTGCCGGAGCACACCACGCCATGGACGATGTTCGCGAAGAGCACCACCAGCAGCGCGAGCCCCAGGAGCTCTCCGCCCCAACGGTTCGCGAGCGGCCCCAGGGCGAGCGCCCCGATGATCGACACGTAGAGCCGGAGCGCGAACCCGACGTCCGCCGTATCGCCCTCGAGCAGGCGCACCTCGCCCTGGATGGGCTCCAGGGGAATGGCCTGGAAGACGAGCCGCTCAAGCCGGGGGAGCTCCTCCACCAGCGAGGGCGCACCGGACACAGGCGCCAGCTCATCGATCCGCTTGTGGACGAGCGTCTCCAGCCGGCTCCGGAGCATCCACACGTCCCGCATCATGACGAGCACCGGGGACTGCACCGGCCAGCCGTCCGCCTGGGCGCGGCGCTGGATGCGGTCCATGGCCTCGTGGAAGGCGGCCTCGTGGCGCAGCACCGCCTCGAGTGCGGCGTGCTGGGCGCGCAGGCGGCGCTTCCACCGGACTCCCGAGAGGAGGGACTCCAGCGCGGCGTAGCGCTCGCGCGACGCCTCCATCACCTCGACACGGCCCTCGAGCTGACGGCGCATGTCCTCGGCGGAGGGGAGCCCCACCGGGGAGCCCGAGGAGACCGCTGTGCGCACGCGCTCGGACATGGTGGCCGGGCATCATAACGGGTGCGCGGGCCCGCGGCGTCCGCGCGCGGCCCACCGGTGTCAGGTCGGCGACGCCGATTGCCCTTCAGTCGGAGCCGGAGGTGGCGCTGGAGTCGACGCCGGAACAGTGGGAGAGGCCTCCGCGGGAGCTGGCTCGCCAGAGGGAAGCGCCGTGCCCGGAGAAGCAGGTGCGGCCTCCCCCGCGGGCACAGGGGGCACGGCCACGGGAGGAGCCACCTCGCCCGCGTCGGACGCCTGCGAGCCCTCCACCGAAGGAACGGCCGGAGAACCGATCACGGGCGAGCCCTCCACGACCGGAGCAGGCGCCTGCGCGCCCTCCGCCGGAGGGGACTCGGACGGTGGGGGAGTGACGGGCCGCGCGGGAGCTTCGGCCTGCTCCACCGGAACCGGCGCCGGCTCCGGCTGGGCCTCGGCTGGGAGCGGGCCCGGCCGCACCTGCTTCGCGAGCCCGGCCAGGCCCTCCTCGAGGTAACCGCCGAGCCTCGAGCGGATGAGGGGGACGAGGTAGTGGGCGAAGGGGTTGCCGCCGAGGTCGCCCTCGTCCACCCACGTCACCCGGGTGCCCTGGCCCTCGGGCGCGAAGGAGATGCGGCCGTGCACCAGGTAGCGGCCCTGCTCCACGGACATGTCATAGGCCACGCCCGTCTTCGGGTCGGCCTGGGTGAGGGACAGGGTGCCGTTGCCCACGCTCCCGCCACTCCAGCTGTGCACGGCGCCCACGCCCTCCTGGGGCCCACCGAACACCCACTGGCTGCCCGGGTACTTCTCCGCGCGCCAGGGGCCCCACTCCCGCCACCGCTCGAGGTTGGCCACGTAGGGGTAGACCGCCTCGGGCGGGGCCTGGAGGAGCGTCGAGCGCTCGACGCGGAACGTCGAGGGCAGCACCAGACCGATGGCGAGCAGCAGCCCCACCAGCGTCGCGGAGGCGATCAGGATCTTCTTGAGCATCGAGAAATTTCGGAGGCCAGCTGCACCCGGAGGGCACACCGTAGCAGACCCCGCCGGTGGGTCGAGCCCTCCCCGGGGGCGGACGGAGGTCGCCCACCCACCGGCTCGGCCCGTCCGCCTGTCTGCCCTGCCCGGAAGTGAACCCTGTGTTCGCGGCTTCTCTCCGGGCCCCGGCTCGCGAATGATTCGCTCCGGGCCGGGAGGGTCCGGAGGGGACGGAGCGATGCGCACGACAGTCAAGCCGAGGAGCGGCCCGGACACACCGGGCCTCGTCAGGGGATACGCCCGGTGCGCTCGCGCGCTCACCTGCCTGCTGATGCTGGCGGTGTCACCCGGCGCCCGGGCGCAGCAGGACCCGGAGGACGTGGACCTCCCGGACTCGGAGCAGGAGGAGACGGTGGCCACGCCCGCGCCCACGGATCCCGACGCCGCGCCTCCGTGGAAGACCCGGTTCGGCATGAGGCTGGTGGCGGGCGCGCCCGAGGGCATTGGCATCGCGGCCGTCCTCCATCCCCGGCGCTGGGCGCGGGCCCACGTGGGCGCCACGCGCAACAACCTGGGTTTCGGGGCGCGCGGTGGGCTGAGCCTCATTCCCCTCGAGCTGCTCATCTCCCCCGTGCTGGAGCTGGAGTATGGCTACTACTTCAACGCGGACTACGAGGAGTTGCTGACGCAGCTGCACGGCCAGCCCACCACCCCGGTCACGGGCATCCGGAAGGTGGGCTACCACCAGGTGAGCGGCAGCATCGGGCTGGAGTTCTCGCCCGTGCGCTACGTGACGTTCTTCGGAGGCGTGGGCATCAGCTACTGGTTCATCGAGGTGGGCAACGCGAAGGACTTCATCCTCGAGGCCGGGAACGATCCAGAGCTCACCGCCCGGCCGCTCAACCTGGGCCTCTCCAGCCCGGTGGCGAAGCTGGGCCTCCTCATCTACTTCAACTGACAGGCTCCACCATGCGTGCCCTTCCCCGCGTCTTGCTGCTGACCGCCACCCTGTTGCTCGCTCCCGGCTGCCGGAAGATCACCGACACCTTCTTCGTGGTGAACGCCGAGACGGAGGAGATCTGCAAGAGCCAGCGAAGCATCGGGTTCCCCGCCGCCGGGCCGGACACGCGGACGCTCGTGTACACCTTCGAGTTCCCGCTGGGGCAGATTGGAGCGGACATGCCCGAGGGGCGGCTGGAGACGGACTTCCGGCTGAAGCTGTTCCAGCTGGACGTGACGGGGGACAGCGCGGACCTGGGCGGGCTGGAGTACGCGAAGGTGTCGTTGAGGCGGGTGGGAGCGGAGGAGGTCATCCGGACGCTGCTGGAGTTCCGGCAGCCGTCGCAGGCGTTCTCGCCCACGCAGCTGTCGCTGCGCGGGGTGGAGGCGGCGAGCGTGGCGCAACTGGCGCGCGAGGACCGGCTGGAACTGGTGTTCGAGACCCAGGGCACCCTGCCCGACCGGGCGTGGACGGCGGACATCCTGGCCTGTGCCGGACTCCGGACCGAGGTGCACTACTTCAACTTCATCTTCTGACGGAGGTGCCCGCCCACGTCGCCACCCATTCGCGGGCCCGGGCGCTCTCCTTCATGAGGAAGTCGAAGTGCCCGGCCTGGACGCGCCGCACCAGCTCCGCATCCCGGGCGATGGCCTCGGAAGCATTCCAGGGGAAGGTCCGGCGTGGAGGGGAGTCTTCCCCGTCCGCGGAGTCCTGCGGAGCGGTCTCCAGGTAACGGGCATAGGTGGTGAAGAAGTGGTCGACGCACGAGGCGACGGGGACGGCGTACAGCGCCTCGTAGACGTCGATCCACACCACCGGCTGCACGCCCCGCGCGTCCGCCAATGACGGCACCGTGGCGTAGCAGTAGGCCAGCCGGTCGTCCTTCGCGAAGACGAGCAGCGAGCCGAACGGCTCCGCCCAGTCCTTGCGCCAGTGCGCGTTCACCCGGTGCAGGTCGGGCCGCCGCTCGTGCCGCGCGGGGAAGAGGTAGAGCTCGTCCCTCACCCAGAGGTAGCCCGCGCGCGCATACAGGGCCGCCAGCTGGGGGTCCATCGGCTGTCCCGCCACGGACGGCTCCACCGGGCCACCGGACGGGAGCGGCGGCTCCAGCTTCAGGGGATGGGCCCGGCCCTGGCACACCTCCAACAGGCGCTCGAAACCGGGCAGCGCGGTCGCGGACTGCATTCAGGGGACTCCTCTCGTGTGTCTTCTGCGGTCACCTCACTGTAGATGACCGCGCAAGTCATGTCACGAAACGCGCGGAGCCCGTTGCCACCCGCCGCGCGGGGGCGGGACGCAGCCCTTGCGCCCCTCCCGGACCCGGACGCAGACGCTGCGCGCCGAACAGATGGGCCCCGACTCCGCGAGCACCCGGCTCCAGGATGGCCAGCGCCTTGCTAGCTTGAGACGGAGAACTCACGAGGGACCGCCATGACCCATGTCGTCGACGACTTCATGACCCGCATCGTGCACACCATTGGTACGCAGAGCCCCCTGGCCGAGGCGCACCGGCTCATGAACGAGCACGCCATCCGCCACCTGCCCGTGCTGGAGGGCGGGAAGTTGGTGGGAATGGTGTCCATGAGGGATCTGCACCTCATCGAGACCCTCAAGGGCGTGGACCCCAAGGAGGTGGCGGTGGAGGAGGCCATGGCCCAGGAGGCCTATACGGTGCCGCCGGGGACGCCGTTGCTCGAGGTGGCGCGCACCATGGCCATGCACAAGTACGGCTCCGCCGTCATTGCCCAGAAGGGCCGCGTGGAGGGCATCTTCACCACCGTGGACGCGATGAGGGCCCTGGAGACGCTCCTGGCCTCACCCATGGCCGAGCAGGCTCCCGCCCCCCGGCGGAAGACCACGCCCCGGCAGCTCGCCAAGAAGGCGGCACCCCGGAAGGCCGCGGCGGCCCGGAAGGGGGCCAGCAACACCGCGAAGCGCCCGGCCGGGAAGAAGAGCACGGCGAAGCGCCCGGCGCGGAAGGTGGCTCCGGCGCGCAAGCGCAGCGGGCGCTGAGCGTCAGCGCCACATCACGAGGGGAGCCGGCTCACGCCGCGCGGCGCTTGGGCAGCGTGCCGCGCATCACCTCGTGGGCGCCCAGCAGCATCTCCTCGGTGGTCTCCCAGCTCACGCACGCATCCGTCACCGAGCAGCCGTAGCGCAGCTGCGAGAGATCCGTGGGGATGGGCTGGGTGCCCGCCTCGAGGAAGCTCTCGATCATCACACCGACCACCGAGCGGTTGCCCTCGCGGATCTGGTGCATCACGTCGCGCATCACCAGCGGCTGCAGCTCCGGCTTCTTCCACGAGTTGGAGTGCGAGCAGTCCACCACGATGTTGCCCGGCAGCTTCGCCTTGGCGAGCGCCTGCTCGGCGAGCGAGACGGACACCGTGTCGTAGTTGGGCCGCCCGCCTCCGCCCCGGAGCACCAGGTGGCCGTAGCTGTTGCCCCGCGTCCGGATGATGGCCGACTCGCCCCGCTCGTTGAGCCCCAGGAAGCTGTGCGGACGCGAGGCCGAGAGGATGCCGTTCACTCCCGCCTCCAGGGAGCCGTCGGTGCTGTTCTTGAAGCCCACCGGCGTCGACAACCCCGAGGCCATCTCGCGGTGCGTCTGCGACTCCGCGGTGCGCGCCCCGATCGCGGTCCAGGAGATCAAATCGCCGTAGTACTGCGGCGCGATCGGATCCAGCGCCTCGGTCGCCGCCGGCATGCCGAGCTCGGCCACGTCCAGCAGGAAGCGGCGGCCCCGCTCCATGCCTTCCTCGATGCGGAAGGAGTCATCCATGCGCGGATCATTGATGAAGCCCTTCCAACCGGTGGAGGTGCGCGGCTTCTCGAAGTACACGCGCATCACCACGTGGAACGAGTCCTTCACCTTGTCGGCGAGCTGGCGCAACCGCCGCGCGTAGTCGACACCGGCTTCCGGGTCATGGATGGAGCACGGGCCCACGATGACGAACAGGCGCGGATCCTTGCGGTCCAGGATGTCCATCAGCGCGCGGCGGCCAGCGAGCACGGTCTCGGCCGCACGCTCGGACAGCGGCACCCGCTTCTTGATCTCGGAGGGAGAGGGCATCTGGTCGATGCCGACGACATTCAGGTTTTCGGTGCGAGCGGTCATGGGGCGGGGGCGTCAGGGGGCTCGGGGGGCACGAAACACAGGGATATTAGCGCGAGGGGGTGTCGAATATTCCGGCGAGATGCGTCCACCCCCCCACCGGCGGCCTGGCGGGCGGGGGAATGGCCGTTTCCACCGATCGTGGTAGGCAACGACGGCAATGGACCCTGTACAGACAGTTCCCCGAGTCCTCGTCGTCGGCTGTGGTGGAATCGGCGGCATCATCCTGTCTCGCTTGATGGAGGCTGGCGGGAATGTGACCGCGGTGGCACGGCGCGAGGAGATCGCTCGCGTGCTCCAGACGCGCGGCCCGGTGCTGCGCGACGAGAAGGGCGAGCGCACCGTCCGCGGACACCTGGAGGTCTTCGTCGAGCCGCCCCGGCAAGGCGCCTACGACTTCATCCTGCTCGCCACGCCCCCGAACGGGGTGGAGGCGGCCGCCCGGGACACGGCCCACCTGCTGGCCCCCGAGGGCGCCA
The sequence above is drawn from the Archangium gephyra genome and encodes:
- a CDS encoding phage tail protein, with product MADPKQAETPPPQEPGAQPGTLVDPLRAYNFKLDINGVNEGHFTECHGLEVQVNALRYREGGAGAVVRRLAGPVAYGDVTLRYGLTTSRELWNWFMESVNGTPSRKNISILMTGPDGLTEVFRWNLVDAWPSGWKGAALDALGQMVAIESVTLVFESINRGG
- a CDS encoding phage tail sheath family protein; this translates as MATSYLTPGIYIEEVSTGPKPLEAAGTSTAGFVGRAPHPGARLHEPVAINNWSQFVKEFCQGKEVKSTPLSLAVYGFFENGGRRCFVVNIGDSPSLLGSGPKREGLDVLREVDEVAIVAAPGYTDPGSYNALLTHAEQMMDRVAVLDAPEDATVERLCEVGTVSAPVAGKEGEGGPPGPRRSKGERARDSKYGAYYFPWVSMYDPFDRKRLVNAPPSGHIAGIYARVDGTRGVHKPPANEVVNAAEGLATPLTREELGVLNQCGVNCIRFFPRDGIKVWGARTLSSDPEWRYLNVRRLFCMVEETIGQGTRWVVFEPNDLSLRRAVIRDVSAFLRRLWRDGALVGRTEQEAFFVKCDDETNPPEVVDAGQLICVIGIAPVKPAEFIIFRIGQHSGGVEQTEEAARG
- a CDS encoding carboxypeptidase-like regulatory domain-containing protein, which codes for MIDEVDQRLKSWVGRVLGDAPVSLSVPDRESVDRLVGLYLLELAPAPPPRTSRRPPLRVSLCYLVTAGGDSPERAHHLLGELVFAAMEEPGFEVDLSPVPVPLWAALGVPPRPAFRLRVPLERERPLPAIPRVRVPLITRTVPGTVLLGRVVGPGDIPIPDAQVELPSMGLNARTDAKGRFRIASVPADTPLGRLEVRAKGAVLAVRTEELPTEEGALLVRLPLKEG
- a CDS encoding SRPBCC family protein translates to MLKKILIASATLVGLLLAIGLVLPSTFRVERSTLLQAPPEAVYPYVANLERWREWGPWRAEKYPGSQWVFGGPQEGVGAVHSWSGGSVGNGTLSLTQADPKTGVAYDMSVEQGRYLVHGRISFAPEGQGTRVTWVDEGDLGGNPFAHYLVPLIRSRLGGYLEEGLAGLAKQVRPGPLPAEAQPEPAPVPVEQAEAPARPVTPPPSESPPAEGAQAPAPVVEGSPVIGSPAVPSVEGSQASDAGEVAPPVAVPPVPAGEAAPASPGTALPSGEPAPAEASPTVPASTPAPPPAPTEGQSASPT
- a CDS encoding CBS domain-containing protein, whose amino-acid sequence is MTHVVDDFMTRIVHTIGTQSPLAEAHRLMNEHAIRHLPVLEGGKLVGMVSMRDLHLIETLKGVDPKEVAVEEAMAQEAYTVPPGTPLLEVARTMAMHKYGSAVIAQKGRVEGIFTTVDAMRALETLLASPMAEQAPAPRRKTTPRQLAKKAAPRKAAAARKGASNTAKRPAGKKSTAKRPARKVAPARKRSGR
- a CDS encoding 3-deoxy-7-phosphoheptulonate synthase produces the protein MTARTENLNVVGIDQMPSPSEIKKRVPLSERAAETVLAGRRALMDILDRKDPRLFVIVGPCSIHDPEAGVDYARRLRQLADKVKDSFHVVMRVYFEKPRTSTGWKGFINDPRMDDSFRIEEGMERGRRFLLDVAELGMPAATEALDPIAPQYYGDLISWTAIGARTAESQTHREMASGLSTPVGFKNSTDGSLEAGVNGILSASRPHSFLGLNERGESAIIRTRGNSYGHLVLRGGGGRPNYDTVSVSLAEQALAKAKLPGNIVVDCSHSNSWKKPELQPLVMRDVMHQIREGNRSVVGVMIESFLEAGTQPIPTDLSQLRYGCSVTDACVSWETTEEMLLGAHEVMRGTLPKRRAA